In Exiguobacterium sibiricum 7-3, a genomic segment contains:
- the dprA gene encoding DNA-processing protein DprA codes for MDRELYARFATCRVPYSIVVLIEQYGLLPVEDLPVSRSIKNRYQRALQLDQVPTNLLVPGDPFFPMSLLQIPQPVYGLFFSGDPSLLKQPMISIIGSRQPSPSHSKRLSFLRPFFESPFVTVSGGALGIDSLVHRLSLKHHQATIAVLASGFDCLYPARHSQLFQRIEQAGLLLSEYPAPTPIKKYQFLERNRIISGLASGLIIVEATRKSGTMNTAGHALEQGKDVYCIPGCPTEKHFQGTNQLIAEGAIPLLNPEEVSKSILMNVDKWESRLL; via the coding sequence ATGGACAGAGAACTGTATGCACGTTTTGCGACTTGCCGGGTTCCGTATTCAATCGTTGTCTTGATCGAGCAGTACGGTCTTTTACCGGTAGAGGATTTACCCGTGTCAAGATCCATCAAAAACCGTTATCAGCGTGCCTTACAATTGGATCAAGTCCCAACGAACCTTCTTGTTCCGGGTGACCCGTTTTTTCCGATGTCGTTGCTTCAAATTCCTCAACCCGTCTACGGTCTTTTCTTCAGCGGTGATCCTTCCTTATTAAAACAGCCGATGATCAGTATCATCGGAAGTCGTCAACCCTCTCCTTCTCACTCAAAACGTTTATCTTTCTTACGTCCCTTTTTCGAGTCTCCATTCGTCACGGTGTCAGGTGGTGCCCTTGGTATTGATTCTCTTGTACATCGTCTTTCCCTTAAACATCATCAAGCGACGATTGCTGTGTTAGCGAGCGGTTTTGATTGTTTGTATCCCGCCCGGCATTCACAACTGTTTCAACGGATTGAGCAAGCAGGACTGCTTTTATCGGAGTATCCCGCTCCAACCCCAATCAAGAAGTATCAGTTTTTGGAACGAAACCGGATTATCTCCGGACTGGCGTCAGGATTGATTATCGTTGAGGCAACCCGGAAAAGCGGGACGATGAACACGGCAGGTCACGCGCTTGAACAGGGAAAAGACGTGTATTGTATCCCGGGTTGTCCGACAGAAAAACACTTTCAAGGGACAAATCAACTGATTGCGGAAGGGGCGATTCCACTCTTGAATCCGGAAGAAGTTTCAAAAAGTATCTTGATGAACGTTGACAAATGGGAATCGAGACTACTATGA
- the rplS gene encoding 50S ribosomal protein L19 — protein sequence MNTQQLFREITQEQIKSDVPAFRPGDTVRVHVKVVEGTRERIQLFEGVVIKRHGGGISETFTVRKISYGVGVERAFPLHSPRVAQIEVVRYGKVRRAKLYYLRNLRGKAARIKEIRR from the coding sequence ATGAACACACAACAATTGTTCCGTGAAATTACACAAGAACAAATCAAGTCAGACGTCCCTGCATTCCGTCCTGGTGATACAGTCCGCGTCCACGTTAAAGTCGTCGAGGGTACGCGTGAGCGGATCCAGCTTTTCGAAGGCGTAGTCATCAAACGTCACGGTGGCGGCATCAGCGAAACGTTTACAGTTCGTAAGATTTCTTACGGAGTTGGCGTTGAGCGTGCATTCCCGCTTCACTCACCACGTGTTGCGCAAATCGAAGTCGTTCGTTACGGTAAAGTCCGTCGTGCGAAACTTTACTACCTCCGTAACCTTCGCGGTAAAGCGGCTCGTATTAAAGAAATTCGTCGTTAA
- the lepB gene encoding signal peptidase I, translating into MKELFSWIKALVVALVIAFIIRTFLFVPVIVDGESMMPTLHNSDRMIVNKVPYYFNEPERGDIVVFHATETRDYIKRVIAVPGDTMYYKDDTLYVNDKKVEEPYLNEFKAQMNGVPLTEDFTLEEKTAQKTVPKGKVFVMGDNRQNSKDSRDIGFVDEDQIVGTTNFVFYPFSDVRSVD; encoded by the coding sequence GTGAAGGAGTTATTTAGTTGGATTAAGGCGCTGGTCGTGGCGCTCGTAATTGCGTTCATCATCCGAACGTTTTTATTTGTCCCGGTCATTGTGGACGGCGAATCGATGATGCCGACGTTACACAATTCGGACCGAATGATTGTCAATAAGGTTCCTTATTATTTCAATGAACCGGAACGGGGAGACATCGTCGTCTTCCATGCAACGGAAACACGGGATTACATTAAACGTGTGATTGCTGTTCCAGGTGATACGATGTACTACAAAGATGATACATTATACGTCAACGATAAAAAAGTCGAGGAACCTTATCTGAACGAGTTTAAGGCGCAGATGAATGGTGTTCCTTTAACAGAAGACTTTACATTGGAAGAAAAAACAGCACAAAAGACCGTTCCAAAAGGAAAAGTGTTTGTAATGGGAGATAATCGTCAAAACTCGAAAGACAGCCGGGACATCGGTTTTGTAGACGAAGACCAAATCGTCGGTACGACGAACTTCGTCTTCTATCCGTTTAGCGATGTTCGATCAGTCGATTGA
- a CDS encoding tyrosine-type recombinase/integrase — translation MGVDSEFDVLRKSFLRYVHIERQLSPNTGRSYDQTLRQYAAFCLDHQLGSIELATARRYLFALYDQKASKSTIAQKVSCLKQFGRFVTRDTNDVNPFEGLKAPKRDQTLPTFLVPSEYERFLEVFRTSDSLGVRNVALIELLYATGMRVSELAGLNVKDLDPDLEYVHVYGKGRKERITPIGSFAKKALTEYLKERQPSEDEEQAIFLSRSGRRLTTDGIRKILKKADPFLSKHVTPHALRHSFATDLLERGADLRAVQELLGHASLSTTGQYTHVTTERLRHVYQQAHPRA, via the coding sequence ATGGGAGTAGACTCAGAGTTTGACGTACTGCGAAAATCGTTTTTACGGTATGTACACATCGAACGTCAATTATCTCCAAATACGGGCCGTTCTTATGATCAAACACTTCGACAATACGCCGCTTTTTGCCTCGATCATCAGCTGGGATCGATTGAATTGGCAACTGCACGGCGTTATTTGTTTGCTCTTTATGATCAAAAAGCATCTAAATCAACGATCGCTCAAAAAGTATCTTGTTTGAAACAATTCGGGCGTTTTGTGACGCGGGATACAAATGACGTCAATCCTTTTGAAGGATTGAAGGCGCCAAAACGTGACCAAACGCTACCGACGTTTTTAGTACCATCAGAATACGAACGATTTTTAGAAGTTTTCCGGACATCGGATTCATTAGGCGTACGGAATGTGGCATTGATTGAGTTGCTGTATGCAACAGGGATGCGTGTCAGCGAATTGGCCGGATTGAACGTAAAGGATTTAGATCCGGACTTGGAGTATGTGCATGTATACGGTAAAGGACGAAAAGAACGGATTACACCAATCGGATCATTTGCGAAAAAAGCCTTGACCGAGTATTTGAAGGAACGACAACCGTCCGAGGACGAAGAACAAGCGATTTTTCTTTCTCGTTCAGGTCGCCGTTTGACAACGGACGGGATTCGGAAAATCTTAAAAAAAGCGGATCCCTTTTTATCGAAACATGTGACACCACATGCTTTACGACATAGTTTCGCGACCGATTTACTGGAACGTGGAGCAGATTTACGAGCGGTGCAAGAATTGCTTGGGCATGCTTCATTATCGACGACAGGGCAATATACACACGTCACGACGGAACGGCTACGACATGTTTATCAGCAAGCGCATCCGCGTGCCTAA
- the sucC gene encoding ADP-forming succinate--CoA ligase subunit beta, translated as MNVHEYQAKELLRSYGVPVPNGIAAFTVEEAVDAAEQLSGPIKVVKAQIHAGGRGKAGGVKLAKSQEEVKEFATELLGKTLVTHQTGPEGKVIQRLLVEEGCAIDKEYYLGIVLDRVTGRVVIMGSSEGGMDIEEVAEATPEKIIKEVVDPAVGLQAFQARKLAFAMGVPVKLVNKFVGMVTKLYTFFVDKDCSIAEINPLVTTKDGDVLALDAKLNFDSNALYRHADVVALRDESEEDPREVEASKNDLNYIALDGNIGCLVNGAGLAMATMDIIKHFSGDPANFLDVGGGATKEKVTEAFKLILSDENVKGIFVNIFGGIMKCDVIAEGIVAATKEVGLELPLVVRLEGTNVDAGKQILKDSGLAITAATSMADGAEKIAALVK; from the coding sequence ATGAATGTACATGAATATCAGGCAAAAGAGTTACTTCGTTCGTACGGTGTACCTGTTCCGAACGGAATTGCAGCATTTACAGTTGAAGAAGCAGTCGATGCAGCAGAACAATTGTCAGGTCCGATCAAAGTCGTAAAAGCACAGATTCACGCAGGGGGTCGCGGTAAAGCCGGTGGTGTTAAATTGGCTAAATCGCAAGAAGAAGTGAAAGAATTCGCGACAGAGTTACTCGGCAAAACACTCGTCACGCATCAGACAGGTCCAGAAGGTAAAGTCATCCAACGTCTTCTTGTTGAAGAAGGTTGTGCGATTGACAAAGAGTATTATCTCGGGATCGTCCTCGACCGTGTAACAGGTCGTGTCGTCATCATGGGTTCAAGTGAAGGCGGAATGGATATTGAGGAAGTAGCAGAAGCAACTCCGGAAAAAATCATCAAAGAAGTAGTGGATCCGGCAGTTGGTTTACAAGCCTTCCAAGCACGGAAACTGGCGTTTGCAATGGGTGTTCCGGTTAAACTTGTCAACAAGTTCGTCGGTATGGTCACGAAATTGTATACATTCTTCGTCGATAAGGATTGTTCAATTGCTGAAATCAATCCACTCGTCACAACAAAAGACGGTGATGTCTTGGCACTTGATGCAAAACTCAACTTTGATTCAAACGCGTTATACCGTCATGCTGATGTCGTCGCACTCCGTGACGAATCAGAAGAAGATCCACGTGAAGTGGAAGCTTCTAAAAATGACTTAAACTATATCGCACTCGACGGAAACATCGGATGTCTCGTCAACGGTGCAGGTCTCGCGATGGCGACGATGGATATCATCAAGCATTTCAGCGGCGATCCAGCAAACTTCCTTGATGTCGGTGGCGGTGCGACAAAAGAAAAAGTAACAGAAGCCTTTAAATTGATTTTGTCGGATGAGAACGTCAAAGGAATTTTCGTTAACATCTTTGGTGGAATCATGAAGTGTGACGTCATTGCAGAAGGTATCGTTGCCGCAACAAAAGAAGTTGGCTTAGAATTGCCACTCGTCGTTCGTCTCGAAGGAACAAACGTCGATGCCGGGAAACAAATTCTCAAAGATTCAGGTCTAGCGATTACAGCAGCTACATCAATGGCAGACGGCGCAGAAAAAATTGCTGCGCTCGTGAAGTAA
- the hslV gene encoding ATP-dependent protease subunit HslV, translating to MFISKRIRVPKGGNSMFHATTIFAIQHNGQSAMSGDGQVTFGNQVIMKKSAKKVRRLYGGKVIAGFAGSVADAFTLFEKFEAKLEMYNGNLQRAAVELAKEWRGDKMLRQLEALLLVMDGTHLLLVSGNGEVIEPDDGILAIGSGGNYALAAGRALARHAGHMTAEEIARAALETAGELCVFTNDQIILETIGGSADA from the coding sequence ATGTTTATCAGCAAGCGCATCCGCGTGCCTAAGGGAGGAAATAGCATGTTTCATGCAACGACGATTTTTGCGATTCAACATAACGGTCAATCTGCAATGAGCGGGGATGGACAAGTGACTTTTGGTAATCAAGTCATCATGAAGAAAAGTGCAAAAAAAGTCCGGCGTCTCTATGGTGGGAAAGTGATTGCAGGGTTTGCCGGAAGTGTAGCTGATGCGTTTACGTTATTCGAAAAGTTTGAAGCAAAACTTGAAATGTACAACGGGAACCTGCAACGAGCTGCCGTGGAACTAGCAAAGGAATGGCGGGGCGATAAAATGCTACGCCAGCTGGAAGCTTTGTTGCTTGTCATGGATGGAACACATTTACTTCTTGTTTCAGGTAATGGAGAAGTCATCGAACCGGATGACGGGATTTTGGCCATCGGTTCAGGCGGAAACTATGCGCTTGCCGCGGGTCGGGCACTGGCTCGGCATGCCGGACACATGACAGCCGAGGAAATCGCCCGTGCCGCTCTTGAAACAGCAGGAGAGCTATGTGTATTCACGAATGATCAAATCATTTTAGAAACGATTGGGGGAAGTGCAGATGCATGA
- the sucD gene encoding succinate--CoA ligase subunit alpha: protein MSIWVNESTKVIIQGITGNQGMFHGEQMIDYGTNLVGGVTPGKGGTEVLGVPVFDTVAQAVEKTAANASIIYVPPAFAADAIMEAADANIALIICITEGIPVLDMVKVKRYLDGKPVRLIGPNCPGVITPGVAKLGIMPGYIHTPGHVGIVSRSGTLTYEAVHQLTTAGIGQSTAVGIGGDPVNGTDFIDTLKAFNEDPETKAVIMLGEIGGTAEEEAAEWVKANMTKPVIGFIGGQTAPEGKRMGHAGAIISGGKGTAAEKIKTLRANGIEVAETPAIIGETLIRVIKEAGIYDECVTGSTVK from the coding sequence ATGAGTATTTGGGTAAATGAATCAACAAAAGTCATCATTCAAGGAATTACAGGGAATCAAGGAATGTTCCACGGCGAACAGATGATTGATTACGGAACGAACCTCGTCGGTGGCGTGACACCAGGTAAAGGTGGAACGGAAGTACTAGGAGTGCCGGTCTTCGATACAGTCGCTCAAGCAGTCGAAAAGACAGCTGCCAATGCTTCAATCATCTATGTACCGCCTGCATTTGCGGCCGATGCCATCATGGAAGCAGCGGATGCGAACATCGCCTTGATCATTTGTATCACGGAAGGGATTCCGGTTCTTGATATGGTTAAAGTAAAACGTTATCTGGACGGAAAACCAGTCCGTCTGATCGGACCGAACTGTCCGGGTGTCATTACGCCAGGCGTTGCGAAACTCGGGATCATGCCAGGATACATTCATACACCAGGTCACGTCGGAATCGTCTCACGTTCTGGAACATTGACGTATGAAGCCGTTCATCAATTGACGACAGCAGGAATTGGTCAATCAACAGCAGTCGGAATTGGTGGCGATCCGGTCAACGGAACAGATTTCATTGATACGCTCAAAGCGTTTAATGAAGATCCGGAAACAAAAGCCGTCATCATGCTGGGTGAAATCGGTGGAACGGCAGAAGAAGAAGCGGCGGAGTGGGTCAAAGCCAACATGACGAAGCCGGTCATCGGATTCATCGGTGGGCAAACAGCACCTGAAGGCAAACGCATGGGTCATGCCGGTGCCATCATTTCAGGTGGTAAAGGAACTGCTGCAGAAAAAATCAAAACACTTCGTGCCAATGGGATCGAAGTAGCAGAAACACCAGCTATCATCGGTGAGACGTTGATTCGTGTCATCAAAGAAGCCGGTATCTACGACGAATGTGTCACAGGTTCAACTGTGAAGTAA
- the trmFO gene encoding FADH(2)-oxidizing methylenetetrahydrofolate--tRNA-(uracil(54)-C(5))-methyltransferase TrmFO produces the protein MKRVTVIGAGLAGSEAAWQLAKRGIQVDLYEMRPVKQTPAHHTDQFAELVCSNSLRANQLTNAVGVLKEEMRQLDSLILKAADLASVPAGGALAVDRHDFAGYVTETLKNHPNVTVHHEELEAIPDGPTIVATGPLTSAALSESLKQFTGEDYLYFFDAAAPILDGDTIDRDKVYLKSRYDKGEAAYLNCPMTEEEFTHFHNELIQAEVVPLKEFEKEIYFEGCMPFEVLASRGPKTLLFGPMKPVGLEDPKTGERPYAVVQLRQDNSAGTLFNLVGFQTHLKWGEQKRIIRLIPGLENAEIVRYGVMHRNTFVNSPNLLQPTYQTRTRPDLFFAGQMTGVEGYVESAASGLTAGINAARLVNEAEPVAFPKETMMGAMAHYITTTEGKNFQPMNANFGLVPGLADQKGRMKKPEKYALLAERALEAIKDFTDM, from the coding sequence ATGAAACGGGTAACCGTAATCGGCGCCGGTCTCGCAGGTTCTGAAGCAGCATGGCAACTTGCGAAACGCGGTATACAAGTAGATTTATATGAAATGCGACCAGTCAAGCAGACACCTGCTCACCATACCGATCAATTTGCAGAGCTCGTTTGCTCGAACTCACTTCGGGCGAATCAACTGACAAATGCAGTCGGTGTATTAAAAGAAGAAATGCGACAACTCGACTCACTGATCCTCAAGGCTGCCGATCTTGCGAGTGTGCCGGCAGGTGGTGCGCTTGCTGTCGATCGACATGACTTTGCCGGATACGTGACGGAAACGTTAAAAAATCATCCGAACGTCACGGTCCATCATGAGGAACTTGAAGCGATTCCAGATGGTCCCACCATCGTCGCTACAGGTCCTTTGACAAGTGCCGCTTTGTCCGAATCTCTCAAGCAGTTCACCGGAGAAGATTACCTGTATTTCTTTGACGCTGCCGCACCGATTCTTGACGGTGATACGATTGACCGCGATAAAGTGTATTTAAAGTCACGTTATGATAAAGGAGAAGCGGCTTACTTGAACTGTCCGATGACAGAAGAAGAGTTTACGCATTTCCACAATGAGTTGATTCAAGCGGAAGTCGTTCCGTTAAAAGAATTCGAGAAGGAAATCTACTTCGAAGGATGCATGCCATTTGAAGTATTAGCGTCACGCGGACCGAAGACACTTTTATTCGGACCGATGAAGCCAGTTGGTCTTGAAGATCCGAAAACGGGTGAACGTCCGTATGCCGTCGTTCAACTTCGTCAGGATAACTCAGCCGGAACATTGTTTAACCTCGTTGGATTCCAAACGCATCTGAAGTGGGGCGAACAAAAACGAATCATCCGTTTGATTCCAGGTCTTGAAAATGCTGAAATCGTTCGTTATGGTGTCATGCACCGGAATACGTTCGTCAATTCACCGAACCTGTTGCAACCGACGTATCAGACACGGACACGTCCGGATCTATTCTTTGCCGGTCAGATGACAGGCGTCGAAGGGTACGTCGAATCAGCTGCTTCCGGTTTGACGGCAGGTATCAATGCGGCTCGTTTAGTCAACGAAGCGGAGCCGGTCGCCTTCCCGAAAGAAACGATGATGGGTGCGATGGCGCATTATATCACGACGACGGAAGGTAAGAACTTCCAACCGATGAACGCAAACTTCGGACTGGTACCGGGACTTGCCGACCAAAAAGGTCGAATGAAGAAACCAGAAAAGTATGCGCTCCTTGCCGAACGGGCATTAGAAGCAATTAAAGACTTTACCGATATGTAA
- the topA gene encoding type I DNA topoisomerase — MAKYLVIVESPAKAKTIKRYLGSNYTVKASMGHVIDLPKSQMGVDVEHDYEPKYITIRGKGPVLKELKTAAKKAQKIYLAADPDREGEAIAWHLAKALGVDESTECRVVFNEITKDAIKDSFKRPRKINYDLVDAQQARRILDRLVGYSMSPLLWKKIKKGLSAGRVQSVAVKMIIDREQEINAFLPEEYWTIKLELDANGEKLEANFYGIDGKKRELHSEEEVNEVLAKLSESFTVDTVTKKERRRNPALPFTTSSLQQEAARKLNFRAKKTMMIAQQLYEGIELGKEGTVGLITYMRTDSTRTSETANIEAQGFIENAYGKEYIAVEKRKEKKAANSQDAHEAVRPTSTMRDPQLVKSYLSRDQFRLYKLIWERFVASQMAPAVLDTVKVDLISNDVMFRANGSTVKFAGFMKVYIEDTDDETVTDVKDGLLPPLEDGEVLEQEMIEPKQHFTQPPPRYTEARLVRAMEELGIGRPSTYAPTLDTIQKRGYVTLEEKKFLPTELGELVIDMISDYFQEFITVQFTADMEALLDAIEKGDMQWTEVVDPIYKSFEKRLTRAEAEIEKIEIKDEPAGEDCEVCGHAMVIKMGRYGKFMACSNFPECRNTKPIQVEIGVKCPTCGTGEIVERRSKKGRLFYGCSNYPECEFVSWDKPVEEPCPVCSSMMVQKKIKNGVKVECTSCGHHETRIDQEQEEE; from the coding sequence ATGGCAAAATATTTAGTAATTGTCGAATCACCTGCAAAGGCAAAAACCATCAAACGTTATCTCGGTTCAAACTATACCGTGAAAGCTTCGATGGGACATGTCATCGACTTACCGAAAAGTCAAATGGGTGTTGACGTAGAACATGACTATGAACCAAAGTATATTACGATTCGTGGTAAAGGCCCGGTTTTAAAAGAGTTAAAAACGGCCGCTAAAAAAGCACAAAAAATCTATCTTGCAGCTGACCCGGACCGTGAAGGGGAAGCAATCGCTTGGCACTTAGCGAAAGCCCTCGGTGTCGATGAATCGACAGAATGTCGGGTCGTCTTTAATGAAATCACGAAAGACGCCATCAAAGATTCGTTCAAGAGACCCCGCAAGATCAACTACGATCTTGTCGATGCACAACAGGCGCGGCGTATCTTGGACCGTCTCGTCGGTTACAGTATGAGTCCGTTACTTTGGAAGAAAATTAAAAAAGGCTTGTCAGCAGGACGTGTTCAATCGGTTGCTGTGAAGATGATCATTGATCGCGAACAGGAAATCAATGCCTTTTTACCGGAAGAATATTGGACGATCAAACTGGAGCTGGACGCAAATGGTGAAAAGCTCGAAGCCAACTTCTACGGAATTGACGGAAAGAAACGCGAACTGCACTCAGAAGAAGAAGTCAATGAAGTATTGGCCAAACTTTCAGAGTCCTTCACGGTCGATACCGTTACGAAAAAAGAACGCCGCCGGAATCCGGCCTTGCCGTTTACGACGAGTTCGCTTCAACAGGAAGCAGCCCGCAAGCTGAACTTCCGTGCGAAAAAAACGATGATGATTGCCCAGCAGTTATATGAAGGAATCGAGCTCGGAAAAGAAGGAACGGTCGGTTTGATTACGTACATGCGGACCGATTCAACCCGGACATCTGAAACCGCCAACATTGAAGCACAAGGGTTCATTGAAAATGCGTACGGAAAAGAATATATCGCTGTTGAAAAACGGAAAGAGAAAAAAGCAGCAAATTCGCAAGATGCCCACGAAGCGGTTCGTCCGACATCGACGATGCGTGACCCACAACTCGTCAAATCGTATTTATCCCGCGATCAGTTCCGATTATACAAATTAATTTGGGAACGGTTTGTTGCGAGCCAAATGGCTCCGGCTGTTCTGGATACAGTAAAAGTCGACTTAATTTCAAATGATGTCATGTTCCGGGCAAACGGTTCGACGGTTAAATTTGCCGGATTCATGAAAGTCTATATTGAAGATACAGACGATGAGACAGTAACGGACGTCAAGGACGGTTTGTTACCGCCGCTTGAAGACGGTGAAGTCTTGGAGCAGGAAATGATTGAGCCGAAACAACACTTTACGCAACCACCACCGCGGTATACCGAGGCACGCCTCGTCCGGGCGATGGAAGAACTCGGGATTGGTCGTCCTTCGACGTATGCGCCGACACTCGATACGATCCAAAAACGCGGTTACGTGACGCTCGAAGAGAAAAAATTCCTGCCGACCGAACTCGGGGAACTGGTCATCGATATGATCAGTGATTATTTCCAAGAATTCATCACCGTTCAATTTACGGCGGATATGGAAGCGTTGCTCGATGCAATCGAAAAAGGGGACATGCAGTGGACGGAAGTCGTCGATCCGATTTATAAATCGTTCGAAAAGCGTCTGACACGTGCAGAAGCCGAAATCGAAAAAATCGAAATCAAAGACGAACCGGCCGGAGAAGATTGTGAAGTCTGCGGACACGCGATGGTCATCAAGATGGGCCGTTATGGAAAATTCATGGCGTGCTCAAACTTCCCGGAATGTCGGAACACGAAGCCGATTCAAGTTGAGATTGGTGTTAAATGTCCGACGTGTGGAACAGGTGAGATCGTGGAACGCCGGAGTAAAAAAGGACGCTTATTCTACGGCTGTTCGAATTATCCGGAATGTGAATTCGTCTCATGGGATAAACCGGTGGAAGAACCATGTCCGGTTTGTAGCAGTATGATGGTACAAAAGAAAATCAAGAACGGTGTGAAAGTAGAATGTACGTCTTGCGGACATCATGAAACACGCATCGATCAGGAGCAAGAGGAGGAATGA
- the ylqF gene encoding ribosome biogenesis GTPase YlqF, which translates to MTIQWFPGHMAKARREVTEKLKLIDVVIELVDARLPMSSRNPMVEQITAGKPRLIVLNKSDMADARLTEKWMQALRKDGVDVVAVDAKHSKGLGQIHEGALRLMKDKHDRMRDKGRNPSAIRALIIGIPNVGKSTLINRLAGRNIAITGDRPGVTKRQQWIKMKTGEMELLDTPGILWPKFDDQLVGYRLAATGAIKDDILNIDDIALFAIRELMTRYPEQLKLRYRLKEITGEAVDVLEAIGKNRGFVTGGYVDFERTSEMLLHELRTEKIGRVTLETVEEWATVTE; encoded by the coding sequence ATGACAATACAATGGTTCCCGGGACACATGGCGAAAGCACGCCGTGAAGTCACGGAAAAATTAAAATTGATTGATGTCGTCATCGAATTGGTGGATGCACGGTTACCGATGTCGAGCCGTAATCCGATGGTCGAGCAAATCACAGCAGGAAAACCGCGACTGATCGTCCTGAATAAATCAGACATGGCTGATGCCCGTCTGACCGAAAAATGGATGCAGGCACTCCGAAAGGACGGTGTCGACGTCGTCGCAGTCGATGCGAAGCACAGTAAAGGGTTAGGACAGATTCATGAAGGTGCCTTACGTCTGATGAAAGACAAACATGACCGGATGCGGGATAAAGGGCGGAATCCAAGTGCGATTCGAGCTTTGATCATCGGGATCCCGAACGTCGGGAAATCAACGTTGATCAATCGTTTGGCTGGACGGAACATCGCGATTACAGGAGACCGTCCAGGTGTGACGAAACGTCAACAATGGATCAAAATGAAGACGGGTGAGATGGAACTGCTTGATACACCGGGAATTCTCTGGCCGAAGTTTGATGACCAGCTTGTCGGCTACCGGTTAGCGGCAACGGGCGCCATTAAGGATGATATCCTGAATATTGATGATATTGCCTTGTTTGCCATCCGTGAGTTGATGACGCGTTATCCGGAACAATTAAAACTGCGTTATCGTCTCAAGGAAATCACGGGAGAAGCGGTTGATGTATTAGAAGCCATCGGAAAAAACCGTGGTTTCGTCACCGGCGGCTATGTCGACTTTGAGCGGACAAGTGAAATGTTGCTTCACGAGCTCCGAACGGAGAAAATTGGTCGGGTTACGCTCGAGACCGTTGAAGAGTGGGCGACCGTTACAGAATAA
- a CDS encoding EscU/YscU/HrcU family type III secretion system export apparatus switch protein, with protein MKKAIALSYEEQMQAPKVVAKGSERVAERILEEALQHGIPIRQDETLVTLLDAVQVSEQIPNELYGVIAELFAFLYQLDQTGISKK; from the coding sequence ATGAAAAAAGCCATCGCCTTATCCTACGAAGAACAGATGCAGGCGCCTAAGGTCGTCGCGAAAGGATCAGAACGGGTCGCGGAGCGCATTCTCGAAGAGGCCTTACAACACGGTATTCCGATTCGGCAAGACGAGACGCTGGTCACGTTGCTCGACGCCGTCCAAGTCTCGGAACAAATTCCAAATGAATTATATGGGGTCATTGCCGAGTTGTTTGCCTTTTTATATCAACTCGATCAAACAGGAATTTCGAAGAAATAA
- a CDS encoding ribonuclease HII, which yields MNITEIKARLAMVSRGEFEQIKSEFAQDTRKGVVTALKQAERRLLNEEQQRVQFQERSLFEKLYRAQGHQRIAGVDEVGRGPLAGPVVAAAVILPVDFYHPGLTDSKQMSKKQRLAAYEHIQEVAEVAIGIVEPEEIDRINIYQASKQAMQQAVAQLTPDALLVDAMTLDVDFPQESLIKGDARSISIAAASVVAKETRDTMMEQYAMIYPDYGFEQHAGYGTVQHLQALDRVGVTPIHRKTFKPVLDRL from the coding sequence ATGAACATTACTGAAATCAAAGCACGATTAGCAATGGTCTCACGAGGAGAGTTCGAACAAATCAAAAGCGAATTCGCGCAAGATACCCGAAAAGGTGTTGTCACTGCTCTGAAACAAGCAGAGCGCCGGTTGTTAAACGAAGAGCAACAACGTGTTCAGTTTCAAGAACGATCGCTTTTTGAAAAGCTTTACCGCGCGCAAGGTCATCAGCGTATTGCCGGGGTGGACGAAGTCGGTCGGGGACCGCTTGCGGGACCCGTCGTCGCAGCAGCCGTCATTTTACCGGTGGATTTTTATCATCCCGGGCTGACAGATTCAAAACAGATGTCGAAAAAGCAACGACTTGCTGCGTATGAGCATATTCAGGAAGTCGCAGAAGTCGCAATCGGGATCGTCGAACCGGAAGAGATTGACCGGATCAACATTTACCAGGCCTCTAAACAGGCTATGCAGCAGGCTGTCGCTCAATTGACGCCGGATGCCCTGTTAGTGGACGCGATGACGCTTGATGTTGATTTCCCACAGGAATCCTTGATTAAAGGCGATGCCCGGAGCATCTCGATTGCAGCAGCAAGTGTCGTCGCGAAAGAAACACGGGATACGATGATGGAACAATACGCCATGATCTATCCGGATTACGGCTTTGAACAACATGCCGGATATGGTACGGTACAACACTTACAGGCACTCGACCGTGTAGGGGTGACGCCGATTCACCGAAAGACATTTAAACCGGTCCTCGACCGACTTTAG